GACAATTTCTACTGACGCTAGTTTTACTTTTAGAATCTATCGTACTCAAATTATTTCGGTTTCGGGAAAAGTGCGTCTAAATTCATCAATTAAGTCATCCATTTCTTCTAACGCTTGATTTACATCTACTCTTAAAGTTCCCAAATTAGGTTTTTCCAAAAGATTCAGCAGGTACTCACGTTTAGCTCTGACTAGGGTTACTCTTTCTTTGAGTGTTTGTGCATCCATTGTTGTGTTTTTATCTTCAAATACTATTCTTACTTTTAAAGTTAGCGCAAAAATCTGTAAATAGGGAGTAGGGAGTGGGGAGTAGGGAGTAGGGGTTCTCCCCGTTGAAGCGCTTGCTCATGGGCATAGAGCTTGTGAATAGGCACTAAATAGTAGTACAAAAGAAATACTGGGAATTTGTACTATACACAAATCATGTTACGCCAATTTTCTTTGGGAACGCTTGGGTTAACTGTCGGTGGGATTTTAACGATAATCGGCTTTGTGGCTTATGCTACAGAGAATGCTACACTCAATCTTGTCGGATTTTTTTATGGGATTCCTCTTCTTTTGGGAGGACTCGCTCTCAAAGCTAACGAAATGCCACCTCTGCCTTTTAGTCAACCGACAACGCCACAAGTCTTGGCATTACGAGAGAAACAGGCAACTCCTACTCTAACTAAAATTCGCAAAGACTTGACGCGATATTGGTACGGTCAAGATGCTCATTTCGATAAATCTCTGGAATTTTTGGGTC
This genomic interval from Scytonema hofmannii PCC 7110 contains the following:
- a CDS encoding DUF2854 domain-containing protein; its protein translation is MLRQFSLGTLGLTVGGILTIIGFVAYATENATLNLVGFFYGIPLLLGGLALKANEMPPLPFSQPTTPQVLALREKQATPTLTKIRKDLTRYWYGQDAHFDKSLEFLGLGSSDGDRPEISGLRETEINGAYALILEFDSPSVPIDLWQKKQEKMTNYFGPGIEVAVTQTDSTQIELALVVNSKG